The nucleotide sequence tttaatctaattttttaatgGTAACGTTAAagcttatttaatttattaacaattgaattatttaatttatgacttttgtataatagaatctttatttttaataaagcttggatttgtgaaaatatttatttataaaggaTTCTGATAAAgttctaatttattatataatagattcataaattatacattaatgaATGAAGGAATAATCATGTATATCTtcaaagttttgaattttggtaAATTTAAGACGATAAATATGTAAGTTTTATAATAGGAAAGTTTACTCTTTGTTTTAAATTTCGAAAAAAAGTTCAGTGTGCACGTTGTTAGCCGAAAGGTATCCGGAGCTTTCAACAAGCACCAGACGTCCAATTAAATCTAAAGATCATAATTAATATCATTTGGTCAGTTACacatattaatagaaaatatacatataaggCAACTCAAATAATTGTTGTATAcctttatttgtaaaaatcataCAGGCAAAGGATAAAATTTACTATTCATATAcaatttacaaatttgaaatgataaagatggaaatacATTCTGTTCCGACGGATTCGCTGATTACGCTAGAGTCGTCAATTCACTGTCAGGTGGATGACTCGTGGAAAGCCACAGAGCCTCATTCAGGGTTAGGCTGGTGGTGTGGTGATGGTGAGAATCAGACTTTGGTAATGGGTGCCAAATGTCAGCGTCGTAGTACATCCCCACTTCATTCATAGTTAGAATCATTATTATGGGCGATGGAGTGTATCCGGTCCAGAGTGATTGATTGCCGGCGATTCGAGACGGATTCTGCAGAGTTACTAGCAATGGTGTTCCGGAGGAGTGGCCGGCTTCTCAACGCTTCTGGAGGAGTTTCAGGTGCTTAGTTCTTCAATGCCTTTTTCACCCTTATCAAGATCCCAAGGACGTCCAATGTGAAGGCTGATTGCTTAGCTCGTTCTTCTAGAGATTTAGTTTCAGAGTCGtcttttgtaaacacttttcctccagtttgggcaaccaatcgaggagttttattttaattatttaatgtgaggttgacaaaaaaaaaagatggaaatacatatattttggttaggtttttatttagattttatataatcgATAGATTAGGATGTAAGTAAGTATTgtttaaatcagtaaattaatatatagaaaagatatatatgttatatatttacacatatctattattataaattcccctatttataatatattcttatatttatcttccatctttttaaagaaatatattgcatatggatcttattattcttttattttcctgttaaTGTAATAGATGATAACTATTTTACATAGGTTTCAAGGACCAGATGAATCgatcaataaatttgtttctaattaatatcatgtattattttatataatcagAATGATTAACGTGTAAATTATTTCTAAtccttataatttatttttcataatttgattaCACTTGGATTGCCATATTTGCAGGAAAACAATGATCGTTAAtagctatgtatatttttgggAATATAGAAAcgaaattgtttaatttttatctttagcttaaattttatttagattatttaaataatcatgTTATATGAAAATTGATAATAATTCCATGTTTTgattattacttttttaaaaaaaaaaattgaacaggTTAAACCTAAAGAATACTAGAATGAGGATGGTCATGAGGATGATGTTATGATTTCTTCAACGACTACAACAATTAAATTCTCAGATTGGATTATATTCAACTAGAGGGTTATTCCGTGCTACGCactgtaacacccgcaaaccaatttttggtattttggtaagggtgtcNNNNNNNNNNNNNNNNNNNNNNNNNNNNNNNNNNNNNNNNNNNNNNNNNNNNNNNNNNNNNNNNNNNNNNNNNNNNNNNNNNNNNNNNNNNNNNNNNNNNcatcatatataataaagctTATTACTAATTACCGAATAACAGGCTTTAGCCTACTGGTTACTCTCCCCCTTGTAAACTCTTGATGTCGCGGGTTCGAACCTCCTGGATGCGCATTTAAGGAATgccatctttattttttgtaatccTTTCCTAAATGTCATCCTAAGTGTTTCACCATATATAATAACGCTTATTACTAATTACCGAATAACAGGCTTTGGCCTACTGGTTACTCTCCCCCTTGTAAACTCTCGATGTCGCGGGTTCGAACCTTCTAGGTGCGCATTTAAGGAATGCCATCCTTATTTTTTGTAATCCCTTCCTAAATGTTATCCTAAGTGTTTCACCATATATAATAAAGCTTATTACTAATTACCGAATAACAGGCTTTGGCCTACTGGTTACTCTCCCCATTGTAAACTCTCGATGTCGCGGGTTTGAACCTCCTGGGTGCGCATTTAAGGAATGCCatccttattttttatttttttgaggaAAGTCATCCTGATTTTCTATAAACCCTTCCTAAATAACTTTTCATTCTTTCCCTAATTTGTACAAAGACCatctaaaataagaaaagtttcACAAAACACACCATTTACTAagtattttaacatttaaatcaTAATcccaaaacacacaacatatGATTCGAATAAATCCATTGTAAACTTATAAATCCAAAGAAAAGTCTAccatctgaaaacaaaaaatcaaccTCTAAACATCTCAATCTTCTTAAGAATGATATCATGATAGATATCAAAACATAACTTGGCTCTAATATCTTCTGAAACCTCTTCTTGAAGCTTACTCATCATCTCTTCTACGCCCATTGAGTGGCATTCCACCATTTTGAGGATGAATAATCCACAGTTTGCTTCACTCTTAATGCGACGAAAGAACTTCTTAGGGCATAAGACTTTAAATGGAGACAGATCAActgttcctctgtttctttcagtGCGTAAGAGATAAGGTATCATCTCTGCAATACACACAAATAGTTATCAGTAATATATCACAAGCATAAAATTCACATCATAATCAAATTATCATAATCAAATAAGTTCTTACCTGCAATTGGCTTAACATGAGTTTCCACCAAGTCACCTTTACTCTCATGAGTTCGACAATCAAAAACAGTAATCTTCCTGGACTTGAAGCTTATTTCCATACCAATGTACTGTTTGTATTTAGAGTTATAGGCAATACCATAAACTCCCTCGAGATCCTGCCACTTCTCAGTAGGATGACAAACCGAAGGCAACTTCCCACTCACAATATCAGTGACTTCTTTTGGAAACACGTGTTGTGATTTAAACTTATCCTCCTTGAAACTGAAGTATCCAGctttcaaatttgaaaagaagTCTGGCCTCACAAAGGTTGATTTCGGAAGTCTCTTGTTGTGAAAATAAATGGGATCCTTGTTTCTTCTCAACCAAAGTAATCCCAAAGCTGCATCAATATgctacattaaaaaaagaaagaaaaagacttttaGTATATTAGGAGAAATAGACACgataatatttaataatctgACATTCAGGATAAGATTCATGAAACCACCCAACacaaaagaaactgaaacaaatttTGTGAGCAGTACCGTTTCTTGCAATTTCTTCTCTGGTCTTCCCAGCAAATGTATCCAATGTGAGGTTAATGGTTCTGTATCCGTTATTACCCTGgaattatcaaaaaaacattCTCTTATACTTtgataaaaacttaatttttaaagttgacAAGAATTGTTAAAACGTCACACTAACCCTGTTCTGATATTTGAGCTCTTCCAAGAATTTAATTCTTCAATATCATTGAAAGATGGAGACAGGAAAGGGTTGAACATTGGATGAATAGCAGATGTGGCAGGGTTTCTTGGTGCTTTATATGGAGTAATGGTTGAAAATGATGGAGTTGTGAGCCGATTGCTTCGCCTTGGAACATGCTTCTCACCTTCACCATCATCTTTTTGCttctcaccatcaccatcaactctttgcttctttcttggaataacaattttatctttcttatccagctttctctttttttcctgaAATCAAGATGTAACAAAGAAACGTGTTTATGAATGTCCTCTTTGTACTTTTTACAAAAATCagcaatgatatatacaaaacaaacaagaactgAATTAAATTGACATACCTCAGGTGaactaaaacatttaagatCAAATGATGGTCCTTCATCTTGTGGATtctgtttgtcttctttttcatcatcaccatcatttgGGCTCACTCCTTCTGGtacatgatcttcttctttatcaagACCATCATTTAGATTCTCACCTTCCTGAGGAAGGTTcacttcatcatcaccttcctgaggaaggttctcttcatcatcaccttcctGAGGAAGGTTCTCCTCATCACCCTACAAGCAAAACacgttttaaaaccttttttagcTTAAGAAGACTttcttacaaaattaataaCAGGAAAAAGTTGTATAATAAAACTTACATCAACAGCTGAATCGAGTTTCTGGGTCATCTGAGCTTCTGAATCGAGCTTCTGGGTCATCTGAGCTTCTGAATCAAACTTCTGGGTCATTTGAGCTTCTGAATCGAGCTTTTCGGTTTGGGTGAACCTCTCTGTTTGGTTTTCGCTTGGTGTAAAGAACTAGAGATGAATTATTTCACTTGTCAATATAATGtgttagaatatttttaaaaagttctaaGAATCATTAAATTTACCTCAGCAGTTAAAACTTCTGGATTTGGTTCACCTTCCTTCTCTTTCTGATTTAGTTCACCTTCATTCTCTCTATGGAAAAACAGTATTTgttcttttccaaaaaattcttctttctttgatttgtccATTAAAACACTGATTCCTGTATCATGAATTGCTCGCACTATTCCTTTGCTCCCTTTGTTCTCACACCTAACTTCAACTTCTTGCAGCAATTGTACACAGTCAATCAATGATTGctgaaaaaaacattagaagcTTTTAGTACATTGATTAAGAATACTTTCCCTATCATTCAAAATACAAATACCAAACCAATTCTTACCTCCTTAGTAATCTGAGTCTCAGAAGTCAGAGCCACATGCACTGTTTTTTGTTCAGTGGTAGACCTGTTAGATGGTCGGATCCCATCACCACACTGCAAATATAATTCGTTTTTTAGGAAGCTTTAGTGCATAATTATGAATACTTTCCCTAATAttcaaacaacaaataagaaacaGATTCTTACCTCCTTAGGAATCTGAGTCTCAGATGTATATTGTTCAGTGGGAGAATTGTTAGTTGGACGGATCCCATCACCACTCTGTAAATACAAATCGTTTTTAGGAAGCATTAGTACATAATTAAGACTACTTTccctaaaatttaatttacaagtaagaaaaaaaattcttacctCCGTAGGAATCTGAAAGTCACATGTATATTGTTCAGTGGGAGAATTGTTAGTCGGATGGATCCCATCACCACTCTGCAAATACAAATCGTTTTTAGGAAGCATTAGTACAGAATTAAGACTACTTTccctaaaatttaatttacaagtaagaaaaaaaattcttacctCCGTAGGAATCTGAGAGTCAGAAACTTGAGTCACATTATCTGTACTTTGTTCAGCGCTTGGAGAACAGGGGAATGTAGGGTTGGTAATTGGAGAACTGGCAACTGGAGACATTCCACTATCTTGGTGTTGCTcctacaacacaaaaaaaaaacggttacCAGTTGATAAAGAGGAAGCTGGAagttgataaataaaaaaaaaatgttttacctGATCGTCTGTATTGGTAGGTTTATAATTTCTCAGACTCTCCTCTATTTTCGATAACCGGCAATTGATATCTCTGAACCCATCCGTAACCATGTTGTAAAGTTTATCTAGCTTCTCCATTAGTGACTCTCCAGAAGAGGATGGCTTTAGTGTCTCCTTGTTACGTAACTGGTAAGAATTCCTAGCAATATCTTCCATCACTGCACCAACATCTAATGCTCTTTTTCTCCAGTCTTCAAGTGTCAATTTGTATCCCTTGTTCAGTACATCTGTTAACATACTCAAATCTTGATCAGGAGTGTCTTCCAAGAAGACTGTATCTTCTGTATCATCGGGTATCGATGGTAATATGTGAATAACCTTGAGCTGCACACAATCAATATTTGAAAATGATATTAGTTCTTCTTACGATCGTGATTATATTTGAAAAcgattcaatattttaaaacgaTTTAGTCCTAAATTAAAGAGAATAACTTACATGGTTTGATGCTTCAATGTTCTCCACTTGAGCAATCGATGGATTAACTGTACGTGTGTATTTTTCACAGAGATATGCTGATGGTCGCTCAATTACACTCAATGTGCTGAAAGATGACTTTAACATAGGAACAGACTCTAGAATCCACAAGTGCAGTGCCAACGGATATCCATGTAAGTCATATTTATGCTTCATCAGATTTAATTTGACATTCTTCTTTACTGACTTAATCAGAATATTATAAGCATCTTTCCCCCACAGATAATTAGCCAAGACATCCAGATGCTGAGCTCTCTTAAGGTTTTTTGCAGGAAGCTTGTTACCTTTGTACCTCTGAAAGAAGATGCTTTCGATAAGGATCACCATCGCAAGAGAGAATCTTTCATCTGATGCCTCTGGATTAGTTTCTTGTAGAATATCCAAAAGATCTTCATATGTGTGAGCATCTTCAGTGTTAGCCCAGTCATAGCGATTCTGCCGTTGATCTTCATTAGCTCCCCATTCAGTGCATTTCAATCCAGTGACCATATGAAATTCTCTTATTGAGAATCTCATTGGTTGTCCTCCAAAATGCATCCATAGTTCATTATCCTTTGATACCTTTAAACTCCTGCTCAGAAAACAGTGCACCATCTTCCCAGACATCATCAGTCCTCTGTTGATAACCTTCAAAATAGGTCCCAGGAACGAATTCTTGATCCTCTCATACTCCGCAACTGAGAGGATGCTTTTTACTTGTATGACAGCATCGTAGTTTGGAAACTGGTTTATCTTCACATCTGATCTTGGTTCCTCTCCAATGTTGAAACAAAGTTCAGGAAGCTTTATATCTATAGGGAAAGAATCACCCATATCCTGcaacatataaaagaaagagaagaaacgcaTATCATATCAGGAAAGTGATCCTAAATTATATAGATGCTTTcatgaactttaaaaaaaactagcaTCTGACTGTAAAGATGAAACGCATATCATATCAGGAAAGTGATCCTAAATTATATAGATgctttcatgaattttttaaaaaaactagcCATCTGACTAAATTATGCTTTCACTAAACGGATTCATATGCATTCAGTAATCACTGAAACTCTAGCAATTAGAAACCGTATACCAAACCTAACTATGCTAAAGGGATCGAAAAATATGAGAAAGCAGTAATGGAGTAACCATGGAGGGAATGTGAGTAAACTTGTCAACAAACCAACTTAAAATTCAATTGCTTTATCACTAATGAGATGAATAGGGTTACCGGAAGCTGCAAAACACATAATATCACACATAAATCACACAATTTCTTCAAAGGAAGACTTACTTGCTCTGGATTTGGATTTCCTTCCTCAATCTATACTTGTCTTCCACCCAAGTATATAGGAGAAGCCTATTACACAAAACGAAAACAGATAAGAACAAAGTGAAATAGAAACAAAAGATCACAATTAATCTAGATTAATCTAGTGAGGTAACTGTTGAATATAATCTTAGACCCGAANNNNNNNNNNNNNNNNNNNNNNNNNNNNNNNNNNNNNNNNNNNNNNNNNNNGGGGAAGGTGGTGGTAGGGGGTGGGGATGGTGGTGGAAGAGGGTGGAAAGAAATAGTAAAGGCAAGGGtaataagtatatattatagtttttatagaGTATATTAGTTATACATGGTTAGAATAGTTAGTGGgctaattatagttttttttttgttggttattgaGTGCAAATTcccatttatatttatttaactgattatattgttgtataaaataattagtacGTGTGAAGATGTGGGCGAATTAAGTAGGAGAGAAGCAATCAATATTTTGGCTTACTCAAATTTTGACTTGATTAGATtcgataaaaaaacaaattacctgAGATAGCATACGTACGATGcttatttgaattttgaagtcTTAAAATGTTGAGTGAATAGCTAAGATTAAAGaggtatatatgatatatataatttgggatttttttgtGTGCATTACTCAATATTGAAACTAGTTAACcatacagtaaaacttctataaattaatactcggtaaattaataatttttataaattaataaatttctctggTCTCAAGTTGGAACTAATGTAATTTTGAACACtattcaataatataatataataatatatttttttaaatcctttataaatttatggtcccatcaataatataaattaataattatataaaattatctaaatatatgtatatatatgcatattatttttattatagtttatttttaatatttttactatataaaaatatttgagtgCTATCTTCAAAAAGattataattgttattttccttctaattgattttataaaaatattagttataacaattttttttatttttgaacttttttaccaaattacaaaagtctttttataaattaataattattattttatctataaattaaaatctctataaattaatagattttcatggtcccaaaattataaatttatagaggttttactgtatatccATGATAAAGATTTAGGTAATAGTCaaactatatgtttataaaataaaaataactaggTATGATATTTTCTAtcaagataaaatatataattaatgataCATTACAATGTCTAAAAATAAAAGGtagaaaacattatatatatatactttaaccaaaaaaaagcattttttgaaaaaaatattgtaagttTAACATGAGATTAACTAACTGGTGTTTTAGTGACAATTAATAGAACTCACAATCTTTGCCAAATTCTCTCTTCCAATTTAAATGAACTATTAAACCATTAATTCTCTATAGACTGCCATTTATTATTTCGTCCAAATACCGGATTAAAGTTTTGTTAAAATCTTCGGAAGTTGTGTaaagcatattttttttgtaaggttGGAAATTATAAAGTTGTGGGATTGTGGAGTAGTTCGAGTGAATCGggttgtaacatccgtgaatcAAGAATGGATTTTGGGAGTGGGTGTCGAGTGATACCAaaggagtgtcggtcgacactaataATTTTTCGAATTCAGCGGTTAAATTTTAATCGTCAGTTTGATgcggtttggtttaagaaacCGAAGGGGATTGGGTATATAAGTGGTATCTCGACGCCATGTTAAAGGCAGCCGTCTCCTGCCCtaaaaggagagaagagagttgTGGGTTCTCTTTTTGAAGGGAGGAAAAAGGGAATGGTTTGACGATGGATAGGAAAAAGAAGGAGGTCTTGGTGTGAGGGAGAAGAGGAGATCGAGCAGTGGGCTTGAggggagcttcttcttcgtcgtgcATCAATGGTGCTAGAGGAAGAGACCTTGTGCTTGGGGcataagaggaggagaagggagttccatcttcttcatgtgtGAGAGGAAGGATGGGAGCTtggtggtggattgggataGACAAAGAGGCTCTCTCATGACTGTTATCCAGGTAAGTCgtgttgtttgatgtttaatCGATTAGGGAATAGATAGTTGTGAAGGATTAGAGTTTTGCGGCAAGAAGGAGCTTGAAGGGAGGCGAGGATCGTCATTCGACACCAACACCTGTAAATGGGCTGCGGGGACTGGTTTGAGATGGCTACTTCAGAGCAACGTTTGGAAGATGAAAAGGAGTCCAatttggctgaaatttggtGGGAGCTTTGTGGTGCTATAGGCTTTGTATTCAATGGTGGGTTTTTGAAATGaacggttggtttgtgatttaatcaagtgtttgtattgtggtctGGCATAAACGGTTTTGTGGTAAAGTTGGGGTATCGGTCGACATCAGCATGTTGTTGTGGGTTTGGTTCATAGGAGAATGGTTGGAGATAGGTTTTGATGAGGAGAGATCGACGGaagtagtgtcgatcgacaccatgtgtgtTGGTTCGTAAGTGGTGCGATGGGTGACGATCGACACCAGATGGAGGTGCTGATCGACACTGGAAGAGCTGATAGTTAATCGGAGTATTTATGGGGAAGTGCTGTCCGTGGCTGGGCGGAATCAAATATTTCTGTCTAtttctcttgttactcggtcgctaggggtggttggttgtgcggctcagtaactagatgaggttgGTGTTTGGTTTATTTGTGGGAGGTTTTGTAAGGAGTGATTTTTCCACCGGTTTTCTttcggaattatggggttccggtaAGATTGTTTCCCATGGATCCTGTGAGGATTGGAATCCAAGTGCGGTTGTCTCACGTGGGATCAGGCTCATCGACGACGATTTGTATGGCCGGAACCGGTTACTCAGATCAGAGGGTTCACTGTTAAAATCTTGATACAAAGTGGCTCTTTTATAACCGCTAGAGTTGTTTGCATGCGAGAGAGTCATTTTTTCCCGCTAGTTATCGATCAAGTTCAAATTTTCGCATAACTATTTATTCTTTCGATTTTGTAGTCAGTAAATCTGTATCCATACAtgtatgttattaaaaaaaaagaacaagttgGTGTTACTTAAACGTGTGTTGCCAAACTATATTGAAAATGTTCCTGGATGGTCGTCCCTATTTTGATTATCTTGATTATATAAAACTGGAAACggtgttttttataaaaagcctcaattagaataaaaataaaaatttaaagcaataaccaaaaaaatcccaaaaaaaaaaccagagtaAAACCAATATCTTAAatctaaaacataattttaaagtcaaaacaCAAGTTACATAacttgtataaaacaaaattgttagTTAATACTAAAAAGATCATGTTATGCTTCAGTTTTGTAAACATTTAGCATAAATTGATAAAAGCATTGCGattttagtctcttttttttaaaccatcgttgctcttttctttcttttacaacatacatttttttttttatttgaaccTAATATACATagtaaaatttggaaaaattagagccttcaatttttttttccaaaataatggCCAGAAgcaaatgttcttttttttactacatAGCCACGGCTCTGAACGTATTCATTATAGATTGAAGGGATCATTGTAAACGATTTGTTTGTAAATTAGCAAATTCTCTTTCAATTTCTATTAATTGCAAACTAACTTTTTCACAATGGAAGGTTTCGAAATAccctaaacaaaaagaaatcttatAGTTACATACTTACATTTAAAGATTtgcttttaatatatatatatatatatatatatatatatatatatatatatttatttaaagcaGAATATATACGTAAATTAAAGTGAACTCATGAGTTAAAATGTACAACagtatacagtatatatttacatccattttagattttgtgtgaaatgtaaattaattaagaagtcACAGAAtgaacaatattaaaaaaaaaattaatacattcATTAGTCCAATAGAGGTCACTTGGAAATTAGGGGCAACAGTAAAGAAAAGAAGCAAGACTTCatatttactattttattctcacataaaaaaaaatgttaatgtgATTATACTCATGTAATGCTTCAGAACTATGTACTTTCATTTAAATGAGCTCatgaaattgtcaaaaaaaaattaaaaatcaaataaacagtTAATGAAACTGTACTAAAACAAAGATGTAAGCAAATATAATCGAAAAAAATTACTAACACCTACTATCGTTTCTACCCAAATGagactttttcatttttcccaTCTACAAAATTactaacaaaaaatatcaatttcaaCTTATAGTAAACTCATATATATTCTCAAAACTTAACCAAAGAGAAGTGCAAACGCATAGGAGCACCAAAGAGAAATGAGGTTGGCGGATTTATGATATTGGATTGCGTAAAACAATTAGTGGGCTAGGCCCATTTAACGCATTGAGTTTTCATCGTTGACCAGACCTATCCCACTAATTCCTTCAACATTATTATCTCCCAGAAAAGTAGTTTTGGTCGTTTTAAGAGAGCTAGTTCTGTCTTGTCATAGGGACATAGGATTGTTCTATACATTTAAGCTTgctttcaagattttttttttatgaatatattttaactaaatCTTAAATGTTGAGaatttttacaattaatatttggaTGATACAGTAACATTACTAACATACATCCGATTGGGTCCGGTTGACCGGTTGTAATGTCCaaagcaaataaatataaatatatgttcaaCTAATAAAAAACAGGACAAGTTGTAAACATAAGCTTTTCGTAAAATATATACAGTGTCTGTGTTAGATATGGACGTACATGTGCTAATGCTGCTATGCTGCTACGGGATGTGAGACTCATGAGTCATGAGAGTGACAGGAGAAAATATAATCGTAACGTGAAAACTGAAAGAACAACACTATCTAGCGATAAAGTCAAAGTTTCTTCTTACAGATTAAACCATTGGGATATTCAACATTGTCCCAAAGTTCACATCACATATTCACATGGCCTAGTGAATCAAAGTTCTCTTTCATTCATTGTATACTATTCCTTGTattgacacacacacacacacacatgtaccAATACATGAATAAAGCACCTCTAATGATTTTtcctatataaataaaattacgtAAGGATTgaaacaaacacatttttttaattgacaAATGAAGAcagtttaaatgacatacagTCGGTTATAGGTCCCCAAGGTTTCAGACTTTCAGtccaaaaattttggtttcctGAAAATAAACTGTCcagtaaaatttttttttttttttttttgtcaaaccagtTGCTTTCATTCATTTAGGATAGTAACAGATACAAGAAGTACAAGAAGCAAAAGTTTCAGAATTTAAACCAATACAAAGGaaggcattccccaatgccacaAGATTAGAAAGATAATTCATCGACTGTAAATCCAAGAGAGC is from Camelina sativa cultivar DH55 chromosome 20, Cs, whole genome shotgun sequence and encodes:
- the LOC104772582 gene encoding uncharacterized protein LOC104772582 isoform X1; its protein translation is MGDSFPIDIKLPELCFNIGEEPRSDVKINQFPNYDAVIQVKSILSVAEYERIKNSFLGPILKVINRGLMMSGKMVHCFLSRSLKVSKDNELWMHFGGQPMRFSIREFHMVTGLKCTEWGANEDQRQNRYDWANTEDAHTYEDLLDILQETNPEASDERFSLAMVILIESIFFQRYKGNKLPAKNLKRAQHLDVLANYLWGKDAYNILIKSVKKNVKLNLMKHKYDLHGYPLALHLWILESVPMLKSSFSTLSVIERPSAYLCEKYTRTVNPSIAQVENIEASNHLKVIHILPSIPDDTEDTVFLEDTPDQDLSMLTDVLNKGYKLTLEDWRKRALDVGAVMEDIARNSYQLRNKETLKPSSSGESLMEKLDKLYNMVTDGFRDINCRLSKIEESLRNYKPTNTDDQEQHQDSGMSPVASSPITNPTFPCSPSAEQSTDNVTQVSDSQIPTESGDGIHPTNNSPTEQYTCDFQIPTESGDGIRPTNNSPTEQYTSETQIPKECGDGIRPSNRSTTEQKTVHVALTSETQITKEQSLIDCVQLLQEVEVRCENKGSKGIVRAIHDTGISVLMDKSKKEEFFGKEQILFFHRENEGELNQKEKEGEPNPEVLTAEVNLMILRTF
- the LOC104770994 gene encoding uncharacterized protein LOC104770994; this encodes MTQKFDSEAQMTQKLDSEAQMTQKLDSAVDGDEENLPQEGDDEENLPQEGDDEVNLPQEGENLNDGLDKEEDHVPEGVSPNDGDDEKEDKQNPQDEGPSFDLKCFSSPEEKKRKLDKKDKIVIPRKKQRVDGDGEKQKDDGEGEKHVPRRSNRLTTPSFSTITPYKAPRNPATSAIHPMFNPFLSPSFNDIEELNSWKSSNIRTGVITDTEPLTSHWIHLLGRPEKKLQETHIDAALGLLWLRRNKDPIYFHNKRLPKSTFVRPDFFSNLKAGYFSFKEDKFKSQHVFPKEVTDIVSGKLPSVCHPTEKWQDLEGVYGIAYNSKYKQYIGMEISFKSRKITVFDCRTHESKGDLVETHVKPIAEMIPYLLRTERNRGTVDLSPFKVLCPKKFFRRIKSEANCGLFILKMVECHSMGVEEMMSKLQEEVSEDIRAKLCFDIYHDIILKKIEMFRG
- the LOC104772582 gene encoding uncharacterized protein LOC104772582 isoform X2, whose product is MGDSFPIDIKLPELCFNIGEEPRSDVKINQFPNYDAVIQVKSILSVAEYERIKNSFLGPILKVINRGLMMSGKMVHCFLSRSLKVSKDNELWMHFGGQPMRFSIREFHMVTGLKCTEWGANEDQRQNRYDWANTEDAHTYEDLLDILQETNPEASDERFSLAMVILIESIFFQRYKGNKLPAKNLKRAQHLDVLANYLWGKDAYNILIKSVKKNVKLNLMKHKYDLHGYPLALHLWILESVPMLKSSFSTLSVIERPSAYLCEKYTRTVNPSIAQVENIEASNHLKVIHILPSIPDDTEDTVFLEDTPDQDLSMLTDVLNKGYKLTLEDWRKRALDVGAVMEDIARNSYQLRNKETLKPSSSGESLMEKLDKLYNMVTDGFRDINCRLSKIEESLRNYKPTNTDDQEQHQDSGMSPVASSPITNPTFPCSPSAEQSTDNVTQVSDSQIPTESGDGIRPTNNSPTEQYTSETQIPKECGDGIRPSNRSTTEQKTVHVALTSETQITKEQSLIDCVQLLQEVEVRCENKGSKGIVRAIHDTGISVLMDKSKKEEFFGKEQILFFHRENEGELNQKEKEGEPNPEVLTAEVNLMILRTF